The sequence CACGGGTGGAATGGGCGGCATGGGCGGCAGCGGCATTCAATGCGCGACGGATGCCGATTGCCCTGCAACGGGGCAAGTTTGCACGGTGCCTGCGTGTATCGACGGAACATGTGGAACCCGAAATGCGCTCAATGGGACGCCTGCGGATACCACCGTGCAGAAAGTGGGGGATTGTAAAATCATCGTTTGCGACGGTTTGGGCGGCACGAAAGCCATCCATGACGATACCGACGTGCCCGACGATGCCAATCCATGCACAATCGACACATGTGAAAACGGCGCTCCAAAGATGACGAACGTCCCCGCGGACACGCTCGCGAGCCCCACGCTCCAGCAGCCCGGGGACTGCAAAAAAGTCATTTGCGACGGGATGGGGGGCCAGAAAACCGTCATTGACGATACCGACATGCCCGACGACGGCAACCAATGCACCATCGACACCTGTTCGAACGGTGCCCCGCTGATGACGAACGTCGACGTGAATACCCCGTGCGGCCTCAATCAAAAATGCAACGCTTCAGGTCAATGCGGCTGCATGAAAATTGCCGATTGCGACAATACGTATAGCTTCTGCAAACAGCGTTCGTGTAACGCGGGCGTATGCGGTATCGAATACCTCGAAGTCGACACGCCACTTCCAGCAAGCGATCAAATCGTCGGGGATTGCAAAGTCGATGTCTGCGACGGCGACGGGAACGTCCTGACCAAGGTCGACGAGAACGACGTTCCGGTCGATGGCAACGAGTGCACGCAAGACAAGTGCAACTCCGATGGCACGCCATCGAATCCGCTCGCGCCGCTCCTCGCGCCATGCATACTCGGCGACAATGATGTTTGCGATGGGTTCGGCGCATGCAAGAAATCGAATGGCAAACCGTGCGCCGGGGGCGACGAGTGCGTCACGGGCATTTGCATGGATGGTTTTTGCTGCGACACGGCGTGTGATGACACGTGCAAGTCGTGCGGCGTCGCAGGAAAGCTCGGCACATGTGCCAATATCCCTCTCGGATCGATCGACGGCAATGCCACGATGACGTGCGCTGGCGCGAACGTATGCAATGGGGCCGGTCTATGCAAGCTTGCCAATGGGCAATCGTGCACGTCGGACAGCCAATGCGCGAGCGGCAATTGCAAGAATGGCCAAAACAAATGCCAGCCGTGATGCGGTAAGTCGATGCAGCGTGATTACTTGGCGGCTTTTTTGCAACATGTCACGCGCACCGTGAAGAATGACGTCGCACGATGGATTGAGCATTCGAGAAGGTGGCGTGATCTCCTGACCGAGCACCACGCATTCACCACGCTTCGGTTATCGTATTCGGAAATATATACAACTCGTTGCTTCGATCCTCGTAACACGGAAGAATCTCTTTTGCGCGTTCCGCTGCACACGATGACACCTCGTCCAAAAGCGGAAGCGAAAGGCTGCGGAGCGGGCGGAGCACGTCGGCATGCCGCTCGAGCACGTCGAGCAATGCATCTTCGTCGCTGATTTCCCCTTCGAGCCACAACGTATGCAAAGACGGCGGCAACCCTCGGCTCGAAAGCTCGTCGAGGAATACCGTAATGTCATCGAGGCCCCGAACGCGTGCCCATTCGAGGCGCGGGGCATCGAGCGTCGACAATGCAATGGCACACGTTTTGTCATGACATTCGCTGGGCATCTCCTCGCGAAGCATGATTGCGAGCTTTTGGAGGCCCGGCAACGAGCACTCTCCAAGCGTTTCCACCTGTGAGGTGCGTAGCGGCTCGCCCAGCATCTGCAATTCGTTCAATGCCGAGTGCTCGAATGGCCGAAGCTCGAAATCTCCGTTCACCATTGCACGTTGTAGATTCGGCATCGCTACGAAAATGGTGCTGATGTCCCCTTGTTGAAACGCAGGGTCCACGGGCATGATGTTGGTGAGGACCAAGCTGCGGACAGTGGGCAGGGATTTGCCAATGAACGCTCGACTCAAGCGCTCGGTCGGTGGTGTCCGCGATGAAATATCGGCGACCACCATCGGAGGCTTTTCTTCTTGCATACGATCGACGCTTTTCGCAAGCGTCTCGCTCGACATGCGGCGATCCACGACGAGTACGAATCGACCCGGCGACCGATCGGTCTTTGGAAAGCCACCTGCGGGAGTGGACGGCCAGTCAGCTCAGGAGGAAGAACGATGGTGTCGGAAGCTTGCTCCACCTCACGTACGCGGTATCCGGCACGTTTACGAAGCGCGACGAAACACTCGACGTGTGCCGCCGCCTCCGCGGCGCTCGCGAATTCTTGAACCACGCGATTACGCGAGTCGGTGTCACGCCACCGGATGTCGGTCAAGAGGTGTTTTCCAGGTGCAAAACGCGCCATTCGTTCCTGCTCTTGCTTGTGCGTGAAGAGGTAGCTCGTCGCCATGACAAACGCGAGGATACAGCCACCGCGTCGCGAACTCCAGAGGTTTGTCGGAGGTCGTCAACGCGCACGCGCACGCGAAAACCGCACCTTCCCGAATCGCTGGCTCGACTTCCCGACCAGGATCGCCACCTCACGCCGGCGCAAGTCGCCCTCGCCCACGAGAAACCCGACCTTACCGAGACGCAAGACGGCGAAACGCGTCCGGGATCCCCACCTTCCGGAGACGGAAGATGCCCCTTGCCAACCAGGATCCCCGGTTGACGTGGACGCAAGGTCGCCTTCCCGACAGCAGATCCTCCCTTGGCGGACACGTCAGGTGGCAAACCTCGACGAAACGGCCGATTGACATGGACGTCAATGACTCTTTGCAAAGAAATTTCTCGAATGACCGAGATGTAAATGAGCCATCGCTCGGTGGGATTTCGATCCGACATGGGCGCTCGCCCATGAACGCTCGCGCCTTGCTCGTATGCCAAGGCTCCGCCGCGCGTCTCTTCGCCATGCCGTCGTCATGTCTCGGTCGTTGCCTCGATGCGTTCGAGCAATGCTTGCTCACTCCGCGAAATACGCGCCGTACCCGTGTGTCGTGGGTGCTCACTTCACGGAGCCCACAGCGCGCAAATCGCTCACAAGCTGGCGTCGCGCACAGACCGTTCCGTGGATGACGTTGGCATTCCGATAACTGTCCCTGGTATGCCGATTGCCCACCAAGCGCAATTCGCAATTACATGGAATTCATGACAAGGGGATTGGCATGCCGTCCTCGGCATTGGAGTCCCCCCAGCATCGAGACACGATGACCCATGTGTCCGCATCGATGTCGACCGAAGGGTGATGCGTATGCTTCGAAATGATTGTGCCCGCATTCGTCAAGGATTTGTTCCACGGTCGTTATCGCATTCTACGCGTCATTGAAAACGACCGCGCCGGCGCAATGTACGAAGCCTTGGACATGATGACGAATGCGCACCGAATCCTCAGAGTGGTGCAAGCTGAAGCCCTTGCGGGCACGGGTATTCGCATACGGTTCAAAAGCGACGAGCCTCTCTTGGATGCCGGAAACGTTGCATTTCTCTCCGATGCGGGCCTCGATGACGACACGCGGAGCCTCTTTTTAATCATGGACTTGGCCGAGGATTCCGAACTGGAACCCATCACGCGACAACGCGTCATTCACGTGGACGCATCCGGAACGGTCAACGAGGACGTGGCCGTTGTGAACGAGGCGTGCGCCATGACCCGTCGGCGCGCTTCCGTGCCTCTACCATTGCCGCCTCCATTGCCACTGCCGACGCCGCCGCCGCCAAGGCCATCACAAGCGTCGATGCCATTGTTGCATGAATCGCCTCGATCATCCGCCGCATTGCGCAATACGCAGCGCAATGAGCGGATGTTTGGGGCAGCGCACTTCTTGGTGCTCGCCGGCATTGCGACCGGCGTGGGAAGCGTCGTGTACTTCGGCCTGGGTCCCGCGGAGAGTCGACCCATGCCCGATCGCACGGGCATGGCCATGGTGGATTCGCCGGAAACCTTCGCTGCGAATTCGTCAGCGCCAATGGCGTTCGAAATGGCGCCTCGTGCCGCAGCCTCTGCTGTTGCCGCTACGGAGGCGAATGTGCCGGACGCGAGCGTGCCGGCGAATTGGTTGCCCAGCGAAGCGGAATCCAAAAAGCCGGAAGCATCGGTGCCGGAAACGGCTCTGCCAGCGCAACCCATAACGACGCCGACGGCCATAACGCCGCCGAAAACGACGCCACCAAAAACCTCGATACGGGAGACCGCAAAGCCGATCGCTGCGCAGCCGACAGCGCCGCCAGCGACGACAAAACCATCCGCGACCAGCGGCAGGCCCGCCCAAACGAAACGACACCGCGAAAGCATTTTTTGACCGCGTTCCGAGAGAGGTGAATTCGAGCATGCGCACGCAGTTCATGATTGGTTTGTCGCTATTCACTCTGCCGTCGTGGGCTCTTGCCGACGAAGCAGTGCAGCCGCCCGATCCGAACGTACTTTACGATGAAGCGCTTTCCGCAATGGACGCCGGCGATTACGAAAAAGCTTGTCCCATGATCGAGCGCGTAACGCAAATGCTGCCGGACGGATTGGGCGCAAAGTTCACGCTCGCCGAATGTCATGAAGAGCATGGGAAACTCGGCAATGCCTACATGATGTACGTGCTCGTCGAGAAGGCAGCGCGAGAGCAAGGACAGGCGGAACGGAGTCAAAAGGCCTCGGCACGAGCCGATGCGCTGCGCCCGAAGCTTGGACAGATCAAATTCACGGGACCTCAATCGCTCGCGAGCGGTTATGATTTGCGCGTCGAGATCGACGGGATCGCCATCGAATCGACACAACTCGAGCAGCCTCGATACGTCGATCCCGGCATCCACCAAGTCGTCGCATTTGCCAAAGGTGTTCGGCGCAGCGGCAGCACCATCGACATCGATGCCGGTGCAGTCCACGAAATGCCCATTCGGGAATTGTTGAATCTTCCCGCACGCGATTCGCAATCGAATGCTTCGGCGCCCATCGAGACGGCGGAAAGTTCGTCCCCATCGACGCTGCCCTCGTGGGATCAGGAACCGAATGCGCCGAAACCTGTGGAGAAACGAGGTTTTCCCGTTTGGCAAACGGTCGTCGGCGGGCTCGGGCTCGCCGCGATCGGTGCCGGCGTTGGCTTCAAACTCGATAGCGTCGATGCCGAACGGAAGCTCGTCGAGCAATGCGGCGAAGACCTGCTTTGCCCGCGCAATTCGTATTACCATCCCGAGGCGGACAACGACCGGAAGAATCGAAGTTTCGGCCTGTTTTTGGGCATGACGTCACTCGGAGCCATGGCGCTCGGCACGGCGGCGGTGGGAATGATCCGCTGGCACACGGCCAAGCAGACGCCGAAAACGGGCCTCATCGTGCAACCAACGTTTTCCCCCGCGCATGGCGGAGTCATCTTTTCGGGGAGGTTTTGATCATGACCCATCGCCAGTTGGGCATTACGCTCTTCGGTCTCGGTGTCGGACTTTCCACGAGCCTCATGGGTTGTCCGGTACAAGACGCCCAGTTCGAGCCGCTTGCGAATGATTGGGACGTTGCATCGAGCGGCGTCGGCGGAGAATCAAACACGTCATCGACTGGCTCGGGGGCTGGAGGGGGAATGGGTGGCGCTGGTGGTCCGATTGGCGCTGGTGGAATAGGTAGCGCTGGTGGTATGGGAGGCGCTGGTGGTATGGGAGGCGCTGGAAGCGGCGCTGGTGGTATGGGTAGCGCTGGAAGTGGCGCTGGTGGTATGGGAGGCGCCACGAGCTCCAGCTCTTCATCGAGCAGCGGTGGACTTGGTGCCAATGGTACGCCATGCGAAACCGCGGCCGATTGCATGAGCAACGTTTGCGAAGACAGCGTTTGTTGCGAAACCACATGCGCAGAATGCCACCGCTGCGATCAGCCAAATGCGATGGGCACTTGCATACCCCTGGGAGTGGGCAGCGACGATTGCGCGACTGCCGGCGAGTTTTGCAGCGATCAGCAGCAGTGCGCTTGTGGCGTGTCCAAACCTCCGCCCGGCGGCAGTTGTCCAAATAAATGGACGAAAGGCCCCACGGATGGGTCGTGCTTGCGCCTATGCGATGCCAACAATGGTCCCAACTCGTGCAAAGACTCGACGATCGTGTGCCCTGTAGGTTTCGACTGTTATGTGGAATGCTCCGGGAAAACAAGTTGCAGCGGCAACACGACCATCCAATGTCCCGCAGACCATGCGTGCAACGTGAAATGTACGGACAAGGACGCTTGCAAAGGGAATACCGAAATCATCTGCAGCTCGAATGCACCTTGCACGCTCGAATGTTCCGGATCTTCCACGGCTTGCGACTCGGCGACGTTGAAATGCGGAGACAATGCGTGCACCGCTATCTGCAGCGGGAGCGCAAAACCCAATATCGTGCCGAACAATTCCTGCGGTCCCGTTGCTTGCCCGTAGTCGACGATTGCCTACCGATATCGCCATCATCCGCCGGCTTGGCCGTGGTTGACTCGTCACACCTCACGCCGTAACCCGGGCCGGGGGTGCGGCGCGTTTAGCTTGACGCATTGGGGCTCGGCGGCGAGCCACTCCGCCCAAGCTCCACTCGCCCCTTGACCAGGCCGCTCGGTCTCCCCATAGTGACCCGCCGGTCAATAATGCCTCGCGTCGCCGATCCACGCACTCGCATCCTCCTGCTCCGCGCCGCTGAAGCGGTGTTCGCGGACCGCGGCCTTGCTGCGGCCAAGGTCGAGGAAATCACGTCGCGCGCAGGCGTGTCGAAGGGCGCGTTTTATCTCCACTTCAAGAGCAAAAACGACTGCTTTCGCCAGATCGTCGAAGGTGTCCTCGCAAGGCTCGCCACCGCCGCTCGACATCCGGCTCGGGAGACCGTCACGGGCCCGAGCGACGTGCCCAACATGCTCGAAAGCAGGCTGCAAGAGAGCGTCGAGCTGTTCGAGTTCTGCTGGCAAAACCGTGGGATCATGAAAATGATCCTCGATGGTGGCGGCGGCTCACCCTACGCGTACCTCATCGACGAATTCGCCGCAGGCATCGTGCAGCAAAGCGAAGTTTGGATCGCGCACGGCGTCGCGATGGGTATCTACCGCAGCGACATCGATCCGACGATCGTCGCGCGACTCATTTCAGGCACGTACGAACGTCTCGTCCGCGAGCTCATCAAGCAACCGCGACGACCCGACATCGAAGGCTGGGCACGGCAAGCCCAAGATCTCCTCACGCGGGGCCTGTTCCCGCCCGGCGTGAGCACGGTTCTTGACCAGAAGGTCAAAATGCATGCCGCGGCCAAAGCTCCACGCTCGCCGCAAGCAGAGGCAAAATCCAATAAATACGGCGACAAATACGACTGCATCGCCTCGCAAGTTCAACGGGTGGGCTGTGTTCGCAATTCTCATGGCCATCGCCATCACAGGGCTCGTCGGCGCTCGCGTGAAGGCGAAAGTCGCGCAAAACAAAGAGCTCGAAGCGTCGAGACAAACCACACAGGCCGCCGCTGGAGCTGATGCAAAGGCACCCACGGTGACGGCGACGGGCGTCGAGATCATCTCGCCAATGCCGACGAAGTGGCAGCCGCGCGTGGACATCACCGGCACACTCGAGCCGATTCAGCAAGCCGATGTGGGCTTCAAGATGGGCAGGCGGCTCCTGGCGATCAAAGTGAAGAGCGGCGATACGGTCAAGACGGGGGCAAGTGCTCGGCATCATCGACGCAGCGGAAGCAGCAGCGCAAGCACGCGTGGCGCAAACGGGCGTGAAGGTCGCCGAGATCTCGCTCGACATGGCCAAAGACGGGCAAAAGCGCACCGACACGTTGTTTCAACAAAACGCCATTGCCGAAGCGGAAAAGACGACGTCGACGCAACGCGCCTTGCTCGCCGCAGCGCAGCTCGAACAAGCGCGCGCGCAAGCGAAGGCCGTGTCGGTGACGCTGTCGAACGCGACGTTGACCGCGCCTTTCGCAGGGCTCGTGACGCGCGTTCCCCCAGGCATCGGCCGGATCGTTGGGCCGGGTGAACCGCTCTTTCACATCGAGGACACGTCGGTGCTCAAACTATCAGCGTCGCTTTCGGAGAGCGATGACGTGTCGTCGTCGTTGGCTCGACGGTGACCATCGAAGGTGCGGCAAACGCGACGGGAAAGGTGACGGCGGTGCTTGGATCGCTCTATCCGCAAACGCGTCGCGTGCCGCTCGTGGCCGAGATCCCGAACGGTACGGATTCAGGGCTTTTGGCAGGCTCGTTCGTGCGAGCGCAGGTGGTTGCAGAAGCGCCGGTGGACGCTTTGGAGCTGCCCGGATCGGCGATTCGTCCAGGATCGCAGGATGAAGTGGTGGTCGTGAAAGACGGCAAAGCGCACCTCGTGCGGGTGTCTTTCGCGAACGGCGCGAGTGGAACGATTTACGTGCGCAAGGGGCTCGATGCATCCGATCGCGTGGTCGCTCGTCCGCGAAGCGAAACGAAACGAAGGCGACGCGATCGACCTTGCTCCCGCGGCAAAGTGAAGTTTGCCCTGACGATTGATTTTGCGTTCGAGGAATTGGCATGAACATTTCAGCAATTGCGATCAAGCGGCCCGTGTTCACGGTGATGGTGGCCGTTGCGCTGCTGGTGCTGGGCATCGTCGGCTACAGAAACTCGGGACCGATCTCTTTCCGAACGTTGCATTTCCGGTCGTGAGCGTGACGATCCTCCCCGGCGCGGGAGCCCGGCGGAGATGGACACCCAAGTCACGAAGCCCATCGAAGACGTGGTGGTTTCGCTGAACGGGATCGATCAGGTGCGTTCGTTTTCGCGCGAAGGTGTCGACGACGGTCGTCATTTTCAAGCTCGACGTGGATGTTCAGGAAGCGGCGACGCAAGTGCGTGAACGCGTCGCACAGGCGAGGTTCAAGCTACCGAACGACATCCAAAGACCCGTCATTTCGCCTCGATACCGATGCCGTACCGGTGTTGATTTACGTTGCGAGGTCGACGGGGGCTCAGTGA is a genomic window of Polyangiaceae bacterium containing:
- a CDS encoding TetR/AcrR family transcriptional regulator, translating into MFADRGLAAAKVEEITSRAGVSKGAFYLHFKSKNDCFRQIVEGVLARLATAARHPARETVTGPSDVPNMLESRLQESVELFEFCWQNRGIMKMILDGGGGSPYAYLIDEFAAGIVQQSEVWIAHGVAMGIYRSDIDPTIVARLISGTYERLVRELIKQPRRPDIEGWARQAQDLLTRGLFPPGVSTVLDQKVKMHAAAKAPRSPQAEAKSNKYGDKYDCIASQVQRVGCVRNSHGHRHHRARRRSREGESRAKQRARSVETNHTGRRWS
- a CDS encoding HlyD family efflux transporter periplasmic adaptor subunit is translated as MLGIIDAAEAAAQARVAQTGVKVAEISLDMAKDGQKRTDTLFQQNAIAEAEKTTSTQRALLAAAQLEQARAQAKAVSVTLSNATLTAPFAGLVTRVPPGIGRIVGPGEPLFHIEDTSVLKLSASLSESDDVSSSLARR
- a CDS encoding efflux RND transporter permease subunit, producing the protein MNISAIAIKRPVFTVMVAVALLVLGIVGYRNSGPISFRTLHFRS
- a CDS encoding efflux RND transporter permease subunit; the encoded protein is MDTQVTKPIEDVVVSLNGIDQVRSFSREGVDDGRHFQARRGCSGSGDASA